A section of the Chlorocebus sabaeus isolate Y175 chromosome 17, mChlSab1.0.hap1, whole genome shotgun sequence genome encodes:
- the POU5F1 gene encoding POU domain, class 5, transcription factor 1, producing MAGHLASDFAFSPPPGGGGDGPGGPEPGWVDPRTWLSFQGPPGGPGIGPGVGPGSEVWGIPPCPPPYEFCGGMAYCGPQVGVGLVPQGGLETSQPEGEAGAGVESNSDGASPEPCTVPTGAVKLEKEKLEQNPEESQDIKALQKELEQFAKLLKQKRITLGYTQADVGLTLGVLFGKVFSQTTICRFEALQLSFKNMCKLRPLLQKWVEEADNNENLQEICKAETLVQARKRKRTSIENRVRGSLENLFLQCPKPTLQQISHIAQQLGLEKDVVRVWFCNRRQKGKRSSSDYVQREDFEAAGSPFSGGPVSFPLAPGPHFGTPGYGSPHFTALYSSVPFPEGEAFPPVPVTTLGSPMHSN from the exons ATGGCGGGACACCTGGCTTCGGATTTCGCCTTCTCGCCCCCTCCAGGCGGTGGAGGTGATGGGCCAGGGGGGCCGGAGCCGGGCTGGGTTGATCCTCGGACCTGGCTAAGCTTCCAAGGCCCTCCTGGAGGGCCAGGAATCGGGCCGGGGGTTGGGCCAGGCTCTGAGGTGTGGGGGATTCCCCCGTGCCCCCCTCCATATGAGTTCTGTGGGGGGATGGCGTACTGTGGGCCTCAGGTTGGAGTGGGGCTAGTGCCCCAAGGCGGCTTGGAGACCTCTCAGCCTGAGGGCGAAGCAGGAGCTGGGGTGGAGAGCAACTCCGATGGGGCCTCCCCAGAGCCCTGCACCGTCCCCACTGGTGCCGTGAAGCTGGAGAAGGAGAAGCTGGAGCAAAACCCGGAGGAG TCCCAGGACATCAAAGCTCTGCAGAAAGAACTCGAGCAATTTGCCAAGCTCCTGAAGCAGAAGAGGATCACCCTGGGATATACACAGGCCGATGTGGGGCTCACCCTGGGGGTTCTATTTG GGAAGGTGTTCAGCCAAACGACCATCTGCCGCTTTGAGGCTCTGCAGCTTAGCTTCAAGAACATGTGTAAGCTGCGGCCCTTGCTGCAGAAGTGGGTGGAGGAAGCTGACAACAATGAAAATCTTCAGGag ATATGCAAAGCAGAAACCCTGGTGCAGGCCCGAAAGAGAAAGCGAACCAGTATCGAGAACCGAGTGAGAGGCAGCCTGGAGAATTTGTTCCTGCAGTGCCCGAAACCCACACTGCAGCAGATCAGCCACATCGCCCAGCAGCTTGGACTCGAGAAGGAT GTGGTCCGAGTGTGGTTCTGTAACCGGCGCCAGAAGGGCAAGCGATCAAGCAGTGACTATGTACAACGAGAGGATTTTGAGGCTGCTGGGTCTCCTTTCTCAGGGGGACCAGTGTCCTTTCCTCTGGCCCCAGGGCCCCATTTTGGTACCCCAGGCTATGGGAGCCCTCACTTCACTGCACTGTACTCCTCCGTCCCTTTCCCTGAGGGGGAAGCCTTTCCCCCTGTCCCCGTCACCACTCTGGGCTCTCCCATGCATTCAAACTGA